Part of the Calditrichota bacterium genome, GCCCACGGCTTTGGCCAGCCGGCCAAGACCTCTTTCTGGGGCATGGGCGCAGGGGGCCTTCTCAACGTGGACCGCATGATCGGGACCAAGTTCTTCACCACCCTGTGGGGGGGATTCAATCCCAACCATTTTGCAGCCATCCCGTCCCTGCACGGAGCGTACCCGGTGGTAATCGCCCTGTTCGTCCGCAAGGGTCTGCGCTGGCCGGTGCCCCTTGTGGCGTTGTACCCTCTGTGCGTGTGGTTCTCTGCCGTGTACCTTAACCAGCACTACATTATCGATCTCCTGATTGGCACCGGCTATGTGGTGGTTGCTTACGCGGTGGTTTCACGGGTGCTTATGCCGCGAGTGATCGACCCCCTGCTGGCACGCCATGCCCGAAGGTCAGCCGTGCCGGTGACCGCAGACGCGAACTGAATTGAGGCGAGCGGATAACCTATGATGAGAGCGCGTATTGCCGGCACAGGAATGTGCGTTCCTGAGCGCGTAGTAACCAATTTCGATTTGGAAAAGCTGATGGATACCAGCGACGCGTGGATTCGGGAACGCACCGGCATTGTGGAGCGGCGGTTCGTTGAGCCAGGCATCGGCTCTGCCGACCTGGGGTTGGGCGCGAGCCTGATGGCCCTGGAAGATGCCGGCAAGAGGCCAGAAGATATCGACCTTATCATCTTTGCCACGCTGAGCCCGGAGTACCCATTTCCTGGTTCCGGCTGTCTGCTGCAGGCCAAGCTGGGCCTCACGGGCATCGGTGCCCTTGACGTCCGCAATCAGTGCAGTGGCTTCATCTACGCCCTGTCCATTGCCGACCAGTACGTTCGCACCGGCATGTATCGCTGTGTGCTGGTCGTCGGAGCAGAGGTGCAGTCAATTGGACTTAACCTCAGCACTGCGGGGAGGGACACGGCGGTGCTGTTTGGCGACGGAGCTGGTGCAGTGGTGGTTACCCCCAGCGCAGACGGCTCTGGGATCCTCT contains:
- a CDS encoding ketoacyl-ACP synthase III, whose protein sequence is MMRARIAGTGMCVPERVVTNFDLEKLMDTSDAWIRERTGIVERRFVEPGIGSADLGLGASLMALEDAGKRPEDIDLIIFATLSPEYPFPGSGCLLQAKLGLTGIGALDVRNQCSGFIYALSIADQYVRTGMYRCVLVVGAEVQSIGLNLSTAGRDTAVLFGDGAGAVVVTPSADGSGILSTHLHADGRYAKELWMEHPGCLRSPRLTPEMLTDGSLDPKMNGRAVFKHAVTRFCEAIEEALQANELTVEQVALIIPHQANLRITEAVAERFGGMDKVYSNIHKYGNTTAASIPIALHEAVKEGRVRKGDYVVLVAFGSGFTWASAVMKW